From a region of the Methanolobus tindarius DSM 2278 genome:
- a CDS encoding P-II family nitrogen regulator, translating to MMKIEAIIRPTKIHEVKDALDEAGFESVTVTDVKGRGKQKGVMQQWRGRKYCVDLLPKIKMEMVVGEDDVDKVVDIVMKTAATGSIGDGKIFITPVSKIIRIRTGETDGEAL from the coding sequence ATGATGAAGATAGAAGCAATCATAAGGCCAACAAAGATCCATGAAGTCAAGGATGCCCTTGATGAAGCTGGATTTGAAAGTGTCACAGTGACCGATGTAAAAGGTCGCGGAAAGCAGAAGGGTGTAATGCAGCAGTGGAGAGGACGCAAGTACTGTGTCGATCTGCTGCCAAAAATAAAGATGGAAATGGTAGTCGGTGAAGATGATGTCGATAAGGTAGTAGACATTGTAATGAAGACTGCAGCAACCGGATCAATTGGAGACGGTAAAATCTTTATCACCCCTGTAAGCAAGATCATCAGGATCCGTACAGGAGAAACAGACGGAGAAGCACTCTAA
- a CDS encoding sensor histidine kinase: protein MTGKDKILIVDDEKINIAVLTSYLTDNYDIIAASTGEEALKIVKKEEPDLILLDVVMPGMDGFDVCRTIKHDYKLDFIPVIMLTALTSRNDHQKGIEVGADDFLKKPADRFELDKKITALLRIKEQHDLLLQDRNKAYEYLDYVGVLIAVLDRDYKLIHINQKGADILGYNRNNIISRDWIDLIVSESYASLVKKKYDRLLDGIMDEPECSEYPIMTITRKEKLFKWHYSVLKDAKGNITNILISGEDITEKRKDEIKLIEYAKKLQKSNEIKDLFTDVLRHDLLNPAGLIKSFTELLEETATSEKQKLLIENIKKSNLKLTDLIENAAKLAKLESIDEMAFVRTDIASMAETTLCSFEQSLNSHKMKLVFEKSETCFAFANPMIEGVFTNLISNAIKYSPDNTTITVKIEDFADKWKVSVADQGDGIPDADKEAVFTRFNRLHKENIKGSGIGLAIVKRIMDLHGEKVGVFDNQEGHGSIFWFTLKKAY from the coding sequence TTGACGGGGAAGGATAAAATACTCATAGTAGACGATGAGAAGATCAACATTGCTGTTCTTACATCATACCTGACAGATAATTATGATATAATTGCAGCTTCTACTGGCGAAGAAGCACTAAAAATAGTGAAAAAGGAAGAGCCGGATCTGATCTTACTTGATGTTGTCATGCCGGGAATGGATGGTTTTGATGTATGCAGGACCATCAAACACGATTATAAACTTGATTTTATACCTGTTATAATGCTTACAGCCCTTACTTCAAGAAATGACCACCAAAAAGGTATAGAAGTCGGTGCAGATGATTTCCTGAAGAAACCTGCTGACAGGTTTGAACTTGACAAGAAAATCACAGCACTTCTGCGTATCAAAGAACAACACGATTTACTCCTGCAAGACCGCAATAAAGCATACGAATACCTGGATTATGTTGGCGTATTAATTGCTGTCCTGGACAGAGACTACAAACTCATTCATATCAATCAGAAAGGCGCAGATATCCTTGGATACAACAGGAACAATATTATCAGCAGGGACTGGATAGATCTTATCGTTTCTGAGAGTTATGCAAGCCTTGTAAAGAAAAAATATGATAGGCTTTTAGATGGCATTATGGATGAACCTGAATGCTCAGAATATCCTATAATGACTATTACACGTAAAGAGAAACTTTTCAAATGGCACTATTCAGTCCTGAAAGATGCTAAAGGAAATATCACAAACATACTGATTTCAGGAGAAGATATTACCGAAAAGAGAAAGGATGAGATTAAACTCATAGAATATGCAAAAAAACTCCAGAAATCCAATGAAATAAAAGACCTTTTTACCGATGTTCTTCGCCATGACCTGCTAAACCCTGCAGGACTTATTAAATCATTTACAGAGCTTCTTGAGGAGACAGCAACAAGTGAAAAACAGAAACTTCTCATCGAGAACATTAAAAAATCAAATCTCAAACTTACAGATCTTATAGAGAATGCAGCCAAACTCGCTAAACTTGAATCAATTGATGAGATGGCATTTGTCAGAACCGATATTGCTTCCATGGCAGAAACTACATTATGTTCCTTCGAACAGAGTCTGAATAGCCACAAAATGAAATTAGTATTTGAAAAAAGCGAAACATGCTTTGCATTTGCCAATCCCATGATTGAAGGTGTATTTACAAACCTCATATCAAATGCAATCAAATACAGCCCCGATAACACCACTATTACTGTGAAAATAGAAGACTTTGCGGACAAATGGAAGGTCTCTGTTGCTGACCAGGGTGATGGCATCCCTGACGCTGACAAAGAGGCTGTATTCACACGTTTTAACAGGCTGCACAAAGAAAATATCAAAGGCAGTGGGATAGGACTTGCTATTGTAAAACGAATCATGGATCTTCATGGAGAAAAGGTTGGAGTTTTCGACAATCAGGAAGGGCATGGTAGTATCTTCTGGTTTACCTTAAAAAAGGCATATTAA
- a CDS encoding phasin family protein: MKDVTDITEVMKKVGLFGIGLWALTEEKVQDITDDLIENGEIKKEEGKKFVREVMDEQKKQKEDIEKKISSKVQETLNKADVATKDEVKELKDIISSLEAKIDKLVDSDKEKDL; this comes from the coding sequence ATGAAAGACGTTACAGACATCACAGAAGTCATGAAGAAAGTCGGTCTTTTTGGAATTGGCTTATGGGCACTGACGGAAGAGAAAGTTCAGGACATTACTGATGATCTTATCGAAAATGGGGAGATCAAAAAGGAAGAAGGTAAAAAGTTTGTCCGTGAAGTAATGGATGAACAGAAAAAGCAGAAGGAAGATATTGAGAAGAAGATCTCATCAAAGGTTCAGGAAACCCTAAACAAGGCAGATGTTGCAACCAAGGATGAGGTAAAGGAACTTAAGGATATAATTTCAAGTCTTGAGGCAAAGATAGACAAACTTGTAGACTCTGACAAGGAAAAAGATCTTTAA
- a CDS encoding ammonium transporter, whose translation MYGISQKLNSKMIWQVLLLMSVIFMVFIGPASAETMEENAAAIADLQTALTFMWLLICGAIVFLMHAGFSLVEIGLTRTKNTANILMKNFMTISLGIIVYWLVGWGIMYGADAAGILGTDQFMLMGAMDNATWNGWWFQMVFAATGATIVSGAMAERTDFKAYLIYTIAMVALIYPVYGHWVWSGSGILTSGFLVDALGAAHHDFAGSGVVHSIGGYSALAGVLLVGPRIGKFKNGKAQAIPGHSLPLAFLGTLILAFGWVGFNGGSTLDGNDPFANLVIVNTFLAAGAGAIMVMLITWMKTGKPDPSLTANGMLAGLVAITAPCGSVTNGASIVIGLIAGIIVYAGVMFNENVLKVDDPVGAIAVHGYCGSWGLLAVGIFALGTGDGSMLATAAYTAEGAGLLHGGYAQFMIQLAGVVLSILWAFVISFIIFKILDVVVGLRVSEEHEIAGLDEVEHGISAYPEFMILKE comes from the coding sequence ATGTATGGAATATCACAGAAACTCAATTCAAAGATGATCTGGCAGGTTTTACTGCTAATGAGCGTCATATTTATGGTATTTATAGGTCCAGCATCCGCTGAAACAATGGAAGAGAACGCAGCAGCTATTGCAGATCTTCAGACAGCACTCACATTTATGTGGCTCCTGATCTGTGGTGCAATCGTGTTCCTGATGCATGCAGGTTTCTCTCTGGTAGAAATCGGTCTTACCAGAACAAAGAACACTGCTAACATTCTCATGAAGAACTTCATGACAATCTCACTTGGTATCATTGTTTACTGGCTTGTTGGCTGGGGAATTATGTACGGTGCCGATGCAGCAGGAATTCTCGGTACTGATCAGTTCATGTTAATGGGCGCAATGGACAACGCAACATGGAACGGATGGTGGTTCCAGATGGTCTTCGCAGCAACCGGTGCAACAATCGTATCAGGTGCAATGGCTGAGAGGACTGATTTCAAGGCTTATCTTATTTACACAATCGCTATGGTAGCTCTCATTTACCCTGTATACGGACACTGGGTATGGAGCGGTTCAGGAATTCTTACAAGCGGATTCCTTGTTGATGCACTCGGTGCAGCACACCACGACTTTGCAGGATCAGGCGTAGTACACTCAATTGGTGGATACTCAGCACTTGCAGGTGTATTACTTGTAGGACCAAGGATTGGAAAGTTCAAGAACGGAAAGGCACAGGCAATTCCAGGTCACAGTCTTCCACTCGCATTCCTTGGTACACTTATACTGGCATTCGGATGGGTAGGATTCAACGGTGGTAGTACACTCGACGGAAACGATCCATTTGCAAACCTTGTAATTGTTAACACATTCCTTGCAGCAGGTGCAGGCGCAATCATGGTAATGCTCATCACCTGGATGAAGACAGGAAAGCCAGACCCATCACTTACTGCTAACGGTATGCTCGCAGGTCTTGTAGCAATCACAGCACCTTGTGGTTCAGTTACAAACGGAGCATCAATTGTAATCGGACTTATCGCAGGTATAATAGTATATGCAGGCGTAATGTTCAATGAGAATGTCCTTAAGGTCGATGACCCTGTAGGTGCAATCGCAGTTCACGGATACTGTGGTAGCTGGGGACTTCTTGCAGTAGGTATCTTCGCACTTGGAACTGGTGACGGTTCAATGCTCGCAACTGCAGCATACACAGCTGAAGGCGCAGGACTCCTCCACGGCGGATACGCACAGTTCATGATTCAGCTTGCAGGTGTAGTACTCAGTATACTCTGGGCATTTGTAATCTCATTCATAATCTTCAAGATACTCGATGTAGTAGTAGGACTCCGTGTATCAGAAGAACACGAGATTGCCGGACTGGATGAAGTTGAGCACGGAATCAGTGCATACCCAGAATTTATGATCCTGAAGGAGTGA
- the nifH gene encoding nitrogenase iron protein, with the protein MRQVAIYGKGGIGKSTTTQNLTGALATMGKKILLVGCDPKADSTRMLLGGLNQKTVLDTLRSEGDESIELDKLIQPGFGGIKCVESGGPEPGVGCAGRGIITSIGLLENLGAYEDELDYVFYDVLGDVVCGGFAMPIREGKAQEIYIVASGELMAIYAANNICKGIQKYAKGGARLGGIICNSRNVDGERELLEAFAERLGSQLIHFVPRDNIVQRAEINRKVVIEFDPESQQAKEYMTLAQNIDNNELFVVPTPLDMEDLEAMMVEFGIIEV; encoded by the coding sequence ATGCGACAAGTAGCAATATACGGAAAGGGCGGAATCGGAAAGTCAACAACAACTCAGAATTTGACCGGAGCACTCGCCACCATGGGCAAAAAGATACTGTTAGTAGGATGTGACCCAAAGGCAGACTCTACAAGAATGCTTCTCGGAGGTCTTAACCAGAAGACAGTACTCGACACCCTCAGATCAGAAGGCGACGAATCCATCGAACTCGACAAGCTTATCCAGCCAGGATTTGGCGGAATCAAGTGTGTAGAATCAGGAGGACCAGAACCAGGTGTCGGTTGTGCAGGTAGAGGTATTATCACCTCAATCGGACTCCTTGAAAACCTTGGTGCATACGAAGATGAACTCGACTACGTTTTCTATGACGTACTCGGTGACGTAGTATGTGGAGGTTTCGCAATGCCAATCAGAGAAGGAAAGGCACAGGAAATCTACATTGTAGCCAGTGGTGAACTTATGGCAATCTATGCAGCAAACAACATCTGCAAGGGTATCCAGAAGTATGCAAAGGGAGGCGCACGTCTTGGTGGAATTATCTGTAACAGTAGGAATGTAGATGGAGAACGTGAACTTCTCGAAGCATTTGCAGAAAGGCTTGGAAGTCAACTCATTCACTTCGTACCAAGAGACAACATTGTACAGCGTGCTGAGATCAACAGAAAGGTTGTCATCGAATTTGACCCGGAGAGCCAGCAGGCAAAGGAATACATGACACTTGCTCAGAACATTGACAACAACGAGTTGTTTGTAGTTCCAACACCACTCGATATGGAAGACCTCGAAGCAATGATGGTAGAATTCGGAATAATTGAAGTATAA
- a CDS encoding IS6 family transposase, protein MNCKKCDSSKVVKIGKRDGIQRYKCKECNFRFLENDNFGRMRSQKHIIAVAIGFYFDGMSVRKIQEQIRYIFKVDVSQVTIHNWITKYSNLVYDYVSSLKVEFGDNWHVDETAIKIKGEQKWFWEIIDEDTRFMVAGHLSNTRTNKDCTILFEDAANRAMNKPKFIFADGCFAYRKPFNKVFYDRRTKDTKLIQNVGINSRRTNNIVERLHGSLKDMLRARRGLDSMDKTRLLLEGWFVHYNFLRPHSALKGKTPAEAAGVDIDTSNKWESLIDQATKWQASINGA, encoded by the coding sequence ATGAACTGTAAGAAATGTGATTCATCAAAAGTTGTCAAAATAGGCAAGAGAGATGGAATCCAGAGATACAAGTGCAAGGAATGTAACTTTAGATTCCTTGAAAATGATAACTTCGGGCGCATGAGAAGTCAGAAGCATATCATTGCTGTTGCAATTGGTTTTTACTTTGACGGAATGAGCGTAAGGAAAATCCAAGAGCAGATAAGGTATATCTTTAAAGTCGATGTCTCACAGGTCACAATTCACAATTGGATTACAAAATACTCCAATCTCGTTTATGATTACGTTTCTAGCCTCAAAGTAGAATTTGGTGACAACTGGCACGTTGATGAAACAGCTATTAAGATCAAGGGCGAACAAAAATGGTTCTGGGAGATTATAGATGAAGATACTCGGTTCATGGTCGCAGGACATCTATCTAATACCCGTACAAACAAGGATTGTACAATTCTTTTTGAGGATGCAGCAAATAGGGCAATGAATAAGCCTAAGTTTATCTTTGCAGATGGTTGTTTCGCATACAGAAAGCCATTTAACAAGGTATTCTATGACAGGCGTACAAAGGATACAAAGCTTATACAGAATGTAGGCATCAATAGCAGAAGAACAAATAATATTGTTGAAAGACTGCACGGAAGCCTTAAAGACATGCTTAGGGCAAGACGTGGACTTGATTCAATGGATAAAACAAGACTGCTTCTTGAGGGTTGGTTTGTTCATTACAATTTCCTTAGACCACACAGCGCACTTAAAGGCAAAACTCCAGCAGAAGCTGCAGGAGTTGACATTGATACTTCTAATAAATGGGAATCACTGATTGATCAGGCTACAAAATGGCAAGCATCTATAAACGGAGCGTGA
- a CDS encoding DUF3303 domain-containing protein: MLFFDISTWDPQDNEKVIEHFKNLRPPAGITIINQWVDLNGGRYFILYEAENNEAYAEFNIPWSDVCLIDSVPVMESTDFIKLMISKGL, from the coding sequence ATGTTATTTTTCGATATAAGTACATGGGATCCACAGGATAATGAAAAGGTAATTGAACATTTCAAGAATCTCAGACCACCTGCAGGAATTACTATAATCAACCAGTGGGTAGACCTCAACGGAGGGCGTTATTTCATACTTTACGAGGCTGAAAACAACGAAGCATATGCAGAATTCAATATTCCATGGTCTGATGTCTGCCTGATTGACAGTGTTCCTGTAATGGAATCTACGGATTTCATCAAGCTGATGATTTCAAAGGGATTATAA
- a CDS encoding P-II family nitrogen regulator, translating to MKEITAIIRMNKVHKTLDALDGCGYPSFTVEKVMGRGKQKGLCFEFNPPLPEQPEPEMTHIPFVPKRMFTIVVSDNAAEKVIQKIIDINQTGHAGDGKIFVTDIPEVIRVRTGESGEDTVGRNVE from the coding sequence ATGAAGGAAATAACGGCAATCATCCGCATGAACAAGGTGCACAAGACACTTGATGCCCTTGATGGATGCGGTTACCCCTCTTTCACCGTAGAAAAGGTGATGGGCCGTGGTAAGCAAAAGGGATTGTGCTTTGAATTCAATCCTCCACTTCCAGAACAGCCAGAGCCAGAAATGACTCACATACCTTTTGTCCCAAAGCGTATGTTTACCATCGTTGTGAGTGACAATGCAGCTGAGAAGGTAATACAGAAAATAATCGACATCAACCAGACAGGCCATGCAGGAGATGGAAAGATCTTCGTCACAGACATACCTGAAGTTATCAGAGTAAGGACAGGAGAATCTGGAGAAGATACTGTAGGGAGGAATGTAGAATGA
- a CDS encoding DUF128 domain-containing protein, which yields MTDPNVERKLVEIMRIINESDKPLGARLIADELHNRGYAIGERAVRYHLRILDERGFTKKHGYIGRTITERGKKELNDALISDRFGFVITRIEELIYKADYDLETGKGNVIVNVTNIDKDDFDNATDIIKYAMDHGATISPRVGIIEEDTDLDIYVPDGKVAIATVCSITFDGLLLNNGIPVVPVFGGLMQMEDYSPAGFLDLISYSGTSIDPIKIFLRRKATSILEAIDTGNGKMLANVRQIPASAATRAEELLSVASKHDISGHLTIGDPGEDVLYAPIERGKIGIPVMVGINSVAAVEEAGINVETHPVSAVMEYSKMKKL from the coding sequence ATGACAGATCCAAACGTTGAAAGAAAGCTTGTTGAAATCATGCGCATCATTAATGAAAGCGACAAGCCTTTAGGTGCACGCCTTATTGCTGATGAGCTCCATAACCGTGGTTATGCAATTGGAGAAAGGGCCGTCAGGTATCATTTGCGGATACTGGATGAAAGGGGCTTTACCAAGAAGCACGGATACATCGGGCGCACCATAACTGAACGTGGAAAGAAGGAACTCAATGATGCCCTTATCAGTGACAGGTTCGGTTTTGTCATCACAAGGATAGAAGAGCTGATCTATAAGGCAGATTATGACCTCGAAACAGGCAAGGGAAATGTGATAGTCAACGTTACCAATATAGACAAAGATGACTTTGACAATGCCACTGACATTATAAAGTATGCCATGGATCATGGTGCCACTATCAGCCCGAGAGTTGGGATTATTGAAGAGGACACTGACCTTGATATTTACGTCCCCGACGGAAAAGTGGCCATTGCAACCGTGTGCAGTATTACATTTGACGGCTTGCTCCTTAACAATGGAATTCCTGTAGTACCGGTTTTTGGCGGTCTTATGCAAATGGAAGATTACTCTCCTGCAGGTTTCCTGGATCTTATATCATATAGTGGGACATCAATTGACCCTATCAAGATTTTCCTGAGAAGAAAAGCAACATCCATTCTTGAAGCTATTGATACCGGCAACGGGAAGATGCTTGCTAATGTTCGCCAGATCCCTGCATCAGCCGCCACAAGAGCCGAAGAACTTCTTAGTGTTGCAAGCAAACACGACATTTCCGGTCACCTGACAATAGGAGATCCGGGAGAAGATGTCCTCTACGCACCTATTGAAAGAGGAAAGATTGGAATCCCTGTAATGGTTGGAATTAATTCTGTTGCCGCTGTAGAGGAAGCAGGCATAAATGTAGAGACTCACCCTGTTTCTGCAGTTATGGAATACAGCAAGATGAAGAAACTTTGA
- a CDS encoding ribbon-helix-helix domain-containing protein, whose amino-acid sequence MSIETTTYSKVSIPNHMRDEIERIIENDKRLGFVSIQEFVKEAIRRSIIQYGGISDQNPDELDE is encoded by the coding sequence ATGTCTATAGAAACTACAACCTATAGCAAAGTAAGTATCCCAAATCATATGAGAGATGAGATAGAAAGGATAATTGAAAATGACAAAAGGCTTGGTTTTGTTTCAATTCAAGAATTTGTGAAAGAAGCTATCAGGAGAAGTATTATACAATATGGGGGGATTTCTGATCAAAACCCTGATGAACTCGATGAATAG
- a CDS encoding P-II family nitrogen regulator: MQMIRAIIRPEKVVDVVDALEKEDFVSLTKTDVFGRGKQRGIHTADLQFNELPKTMLMLVVEDADKDKVLEIIKSSAHTGKYGDGKVFVNPVENAYTIRTGASGL, translated from the coding sequence ATGCAGATGATTCGTGCAATAATCAGACCGGAAAAGGTAGTTGATGTTGTAGACGCACTTGAAAAGGAAGACTTTGTATCCCTTACTAAGACCGATGTATTCGGAAGAGGAAAGCAGAGAGGTATCCACACAGCAGATTTACAGTTCAATGAACTTCCAAAAACAATGCTTATGTTAGTAGTTGAAGATGCTGACAAGGACAAGGTCCTTGAGATAATCAAGTCATCAGCTCACACAGGAAAGTACGGAGACGGTAAGGTCTTCGTGAACCCAGTAGAAAACGCATACACAATCCGTACAGGCGCAAGCGGACTTTAA
- a CDS encoding ABC1 kinase family protein has translation MKQRKIHRYSMIRRYGKIVDALIKYEFGYIVDRMGLRNLRPLRSRIRRQEKVLKDTDTGPMKARMMLEELGPTYIKLGQILSMRQDLIPPEYANEFSKLQDDVQPFEMNEVEKLIRAELGSEIKDIYQYFEPVPIAAASIGQVHRAKLISGEDVVVKVQRPGIRKIINSDLDIMYSIASFAEEHLPEAKLYQPVGIVEEFERTIKAEMDYTQEGRNADHFARNFRDDPRIYIPKVYWDCTSAKVLTLEFIDGVKSSNFKELDRMEVDRREIGIDVLKAFMKQIYDDGFFHADLHPGNIFIMKDSRIALLDFGMAGFLSQDMRNLLIDDLIALTRGDTVLYIELLRELGSIDENTDLSALKIDIDQLIYKYYGRPLGQLDTALILEEMINLLRKYQVRVPSNVALLSKGAMTAESFGSLMDRDINLTIIAEPFAKKAIKDRLRLTNIAGSTFRDASNWARVLHKAPIQIGHILDIAERGYLKLRFDPQGFDRVVSEIDAASNRLSFSLIISAIIVGSSFIIQTGMEPHIWGVPLLGVIGFLMAGFLGMWLVVYILRTGRI, from the coding sequence ATGAAACAGAGAAAGATCCACAGATACTCAATGATCAGAAGATACGGCAAGATAGTTGATGCACTCATAAAATATGAATTTGGTTACATCGTTGACCGAATGGGACTTCGCAATCTCAGGCCACTTAGATCGCGTATCAGAAGACAGGAAAAAGTTCTCAAGGATACTGATACCGGGCCGATGAAAGCAAGGATGATGCTTGAGGAACTTGGCCCCACGTATATCAAGCTTGGACAGATACTCAGCATGCGTCAGGATCTTATTCCTCCTGAGTATGCAAATGAGTTTTCAAAACTCCAGGACGATGTACAGCCATTTGAAATGAATGAAGTGGAAAAACTCATCAGAGCAGAACTTGGTTCTGAAATTAAAGATATTTACCAGTATTTTGAACCGGTACCCATTGCAGCGGCATCAATAGGACAGGTACATCGTGCAAAACTAATAAGTGGCGAAGATGTTGTTGTAAAAGTCCAAAGACCAGGCATCAGGAAAATAATTAATTCAGACCTGGACATCATGTACAGTATCGCGTCTTTTGCAGAAGAACATCTTCCGGAAGCGAAACTCTATCAGCCAGTTGGAATTGTAGAGGAGTTTGAACGCACCATAAAGGCTGAAATGGATTATACCCAGGAAGGCAGAAATGCGGATCATTTTGCACGTAACTTCAGGGATGATCCGAGAATATACATTCCAAAGGTCTACTGGGACTGCACCAGTGCAAAAGTACTCACACTTGAATTCATTGATGGGGTAAAAAGCAGCAATTTTAAAGAACTTGACCGCATGGAAGTTGACAGACGGGAAATTGGAATCGATGTCCTGAAAGCTTTCATGAAACAGATATACGATGATGGTTTTTTCCATGCAGACCTTCATCCCGGAAATATATTCATAATGAAGGATAGCAGGATTGCACTTCTTGACTTTGGCATGGCAGGGTTCCTGTCCCAGGATATGCGCAACCTCCTAATCGATGACCTGATAGCCCTTACAAGAGGAGATACAGTACTTTACATAGAGCTTCTCAGGGAACTGGGTTCAATTGATGAAAACACCGACCTTTCAGCACTCAAAATAGATATTGATCAATTGATATACAAGTACTATGGCAGGCCACTTGGACAACTGGATACTGCATTGATACTTGAAGAAATGATAAATCTCCTGAGAAAATACCAGGTGAGAGTGCCTTCCAATGTTGCACTGCTTTCCAAGGGAGCGATGACCGCTGAAAGTTTTGGAAGCCTTATGGACAGGGATATCAACCTGACAATAATCGCAGAGCCTTTTGCAAAGAAAGCAATAAAAGACAGACTAAGACTTACTAACATTGCAGGAAGTACTTTCAGGGACGCAAGCAACTGGGCAAGAGTACTTCACAAAGCACCCATACAGATAGGGCATATACTTGATATTGCTGAAAGAGGCTACCTTAAACTGCGTTTTGACCCGCAGGGATTTGACAGGGTCGTATCTGAAATAGATGCTGCAAGTAACCGGCTTTCGTTCAGTCTAATCATTTCAGCCATAATTGTTGGTTCATCATTTATCATACAAACCGGCATGGAGCCACACATATGGGGAGTCCCCCTGCTTGGAGTTATCGGGTTTCTCATGGCTGGATTTTTGGGAATGTGGCTTGTTGTTTATATCCTGAGGACCGGAAGAATATAA